Proteins from a genomic interval of Zingiber officinale cultivar Zhangliang chromosome 2A, Zo_v1.1, whole genome shotgun sequence:
- the LOC122043181 gene encoding ras-related protein RGP1-like gives MSSSSRNYYPDFNQKIDYVFKVVLIGDSAVGKSQLLARFARNEFNLDSKATIGVEFQTRTLTIDQKTIKAQIWDTAGQERYRAVTSAYYRGAVGAMLVYDITKRQSFDHVTKWLEELRGHADKNIVIMLIGNKSDLGSLRAVPTEDAKEFAENENLFFMETSALDATNVESAFVTILTEIYRIVSKKSLVANDDAEPTGDTNLLKGTQIAVSGQEPAGSKSTCCASS, from the exons ATGTCCTCGAGCAGTCGGAATTACTACCCCGATTTCAACCAGAAGATCGACTACGTCTTCAAAGTGGTGCTGATCGGCGACTCGGCGGTGGGGAAGTCGCAGCTGCTCGCCCGGTTCGCCCGCAACGAGTTCAATCTCGACTCCAAGGCCACCATCGGCGTCGAGTTCCAGACCCGCACCCTAACCATCGACCAGAAGACCATCAAGGCCCAGATCTGGGACACCGCCGGCCAAGAAAG GTATCGGGCGGTGACGAGCGCTTACTACAGAGGCGCAGTGGGAGCGATGCTAGTCTACGACATAACCAAACGCCAATCGTTCGACCATGTGACTAAATGGCTGGAGGAGCTGCGAGGACACGCCGACAAGAACATCGTTATCATGCTCATCGGAAACAAGTCCGACCTCGGAAGCCTTCGCGCGGTGCCGACCGAGGACGCCAAGGAGTTCGCTGAGAATGAGAATCTCTTCTTCATGGAGACTTCCGCCCTCGATGCCACCAACGTCGAGAGCGCTTTCGTGACCATTCTCACCGAGATTTACCGGATCGTCAGCAAGAAGTCCCTTGTGGCCAACGACGACGCTGAGCCTACCGGGGACACGAACCTACTGAAAGGAACTCAAATAGCAGTCTCCGGTCAAGAGCCTGCTGGTTCTAAATCGACATGCTGCGCATCGTCTTAG
- the LOC122043182 gene encoding uncharacterized protein LOC122043182 isoform X1, protein MANQNPKRFLQSFFDFTERESSLNSGSLKIKSLFKGCVFRYASHLIHALSKKKWRRQKKEQQFELLNLQLNWSPPNVISPIPELPVFEMSLAGHLEWVEDDLEALGEEDGENEIDQLAEKFIASCHEKFRLEKEESYRRYQEMLERST, encoded by the exons ATGGCCAACCAAAATCCTAAAAGATTTCTACAATCATTCTTTGATTTCACAGAGAGAGAGTCTTCCCTTAACTCAGGCTCTCTCAAGATCAAGAGCCTCTTCAAGGGTTGCGTCTTTCGGTATGCCAGTCATCTGATACACGCCCTTTCTAAGAAGAAGTGGAGGCGGCAAAAGAAGGAGCAACAGTTCGAGTTGCTAAATCTGCAACTGAACTGGTCACCCCCAAATGTCATCAGTCCCATCCCCGAGCTTCCTGTCTTTG AGATGTCGCTTGCAGGACACCTCGAATGGGTTGAGGACGATTTGGAGGCTCTAGGGGAGGAGGATGGAGAGAATGAGATCGACCAGCTTGCAGAGAAGTTTATCGCTAGCTGCCATGAGAAGTTTAGGCTGGAGAAGGAGGAATCTTATAGGAGGTACCAAGAGATGCTGGAAAGAAGCACATGA
- the LOC122043182 gene encoding uncharacterized protein LOC122043182 isoform X2, whose amino-acid sequence MANQNPKRFLQSFFDFTERESSLNSGSLKIKSLFKGCVFRYASHLIHALSKKKWRRQKKEQQFELLNLQLNWSPPNVISPIPELPVFGHLEWVEDDLEALGEEDGENEIDQLAEKFIASCHEKFRLEKEESYRRYQEMLERST is encoded by the exons ATGGCCAACCAAAATCCTAAAAGATTTCTACAATCATTCTTTGATTTCACAGAGAGAGAGTCTTCCCTTAACTCAGGCTCTCTCAAGATCAAGAGCCTCTTCAAGGGTTGCGTCTTTCGGTATGCCAGTCATCTGATACACGCCCTTTCTAAGAAGAAGTGGAGGCGGCAAAAGAAGGAGCAACAGTTCGAGTTGCTAAATCTGCAACTGAACTGGTCACCCCCAAATGTCATCAGTCCCATCCCCGAGCTTCCTGTCTTTG GACACCTCGAATGGGTTGAGGACGATTTGGAGGCTCTAGGGGAGGAGGATGGAGAGAATGAGATCGACCAGCTTGCAGAGAAGTTTATCGCTAGCTGCCATGAGAAGTTTAGGCTGGAGAAGGAGGAATCTTATAGGAGGTACCAAGAGATGCTGGAAAGAAGCACATGA
- the LOC122043180 gene encoding enoyl-[acyl-carrier-protein] reductase [NADH] 1, chloroplastic-like, which yields MVVASAVAGLQVVGANHCAFTSRRVFMSMTTISQFNLKVASPGFTSSSNAFFLKSLSKRHPPSVKHSRVITRAMSGETEKTLAYGLPIDLRGKRAFIAGVADDNGYGWAIAKALAAAGAEILVGTWVPALNIFETSLRRGKFDESRRLPNGSLMEIAKVYPLDAVYDTLEDVPEDVKANKRYAGASNWTVKEVAESVKNDYESIDILVHSLANGPEVTKPLLETSRRGYLSAISASSYSFVSLLQHFLPIMNQGGATLSLTYIASERTIPGYGGGMSSAKAALESDTRVLAFEAGRKGKIRVNTISAGPLGSRAAKAIGFIEKMIDYSYANAPLQKELRAEEVGNTAAFLVSPLASAVTGSVVYVDNGLNTMGLALDSPRFTT from the exons ATGGTGGTGGCATCAGCAGTTGCCGGTTTACAAGTGGTAGGAGCAAACCATTGCGCCTTCACTTCTAGGAGGGTGTTCATGTCTATGACAACAATCTCCCAGTTCAACTTGAAAGTAGCCAGTCCAGGGTTCACAAGCTCGTCAAATGCCTTCTTTCTCAAATCTCTTTCAAAGAGACATCCACCTTCTGTAAAACATTCCAGAGTCATTACCAGGGCAATGTCTGGGGAAACTGAGAAAACATTGGCATACGGCTTACCCATTGATCTAAGAG gtAAGAGAGCTTTTATTGCGGGTGTGGCTGATGACAATGGCTATGGTTGGGCAATTGCAAAGGCTCTTGCTGCTGCTGGGGCAGAAATTCTTGTGGGCACATGGGTTCCT GCTCTAAACATTTTTGAGACTAGCTTAAGGCGTGGCAAGTTTGATGAGTCTCGCAG ATTGCCAAATGGTTCTCTTATGGAAATTGCCAAAGTATATCCTCTTGATGCAGTTTATGATACTCTTGAGGATGTGCCAGAAGAT GTCAAAGCAAATAAACGTTATGCTGGGGCCTCAAACTGGACTGTCAAG GAAGTAGCTGAATCTGTGAAGAATGATTATGAAAGCATTGATATCCTTGTGCATTCACTTGCTAATGGACCGGAG GTAACAAAACCACTTTTGGAGACATCTAGAAGAGGATACCTTTCTGCAATCTCGGCTTCGAGTTACTCTTTTGTTTCATTGCTCCAACACTTCCTTCCAATAATGAACCAAG GGGGTGCTACATTGTCATTAACATATATTGCCTCCGAAAGAACCATTCCAGG ATATGGAGGTGGAATGAGTTCAGCAAAAGCAGCCTTGGAGAGTGATACTAGG GTATTGGCTTTTGAAGCAGGACGAAAAGGCAAAATTCGAGTAAATACAATATCAGCAG GGCCATTGGGAAGTCGAGCAGCAAAAGCTATTGGATTCATAGAAAAGATGATAGATTATTCCTACGCTAACGCCCCATTGCAGAAAGAACTGCGTGCAG AGGAAGTTGGCAACACGGCAGCGTTCTTGGTGTCACCTCTGGCTTCAGCAGTGACTGGTTCTGTAGTTTATGTGGACAACGGTTTGAATACCATGGGGCTTGCCCTTGACAGCCCAAGATTCACAACATAA